GGTTCCGCCCCATGGCAGCTATTTGTGGGCTCTTTCAAACTTGCGCAGTAGCTTGTTCCCGGCAGCCACCGCGTCGTCCAACCCCTCCTGCGCGCTCTTCTTTCCGGCAAAGATGGCTTCCAGCTCACCGTAGATGATGCTGCGCTCCTGCACGTAGTTGCCGAACCGCAGGCCTCTGGAGTTTTCGGTCGGTTTGTGGAGGGTCATCTGCTTCAATGCGGTTTCCATCCCCGGATTCTTCTCGTAGAATCCCTGCCCCTTTGTCAGGTAGTAGGCGTCAGTCGTAATCGGCAGGTATCCGGTAAACTGATGCCAGTCGGCCTGGACAGAAGGTGAGGAGAGATAGCCGAAAAAGGTTGCCACACCCCTGTAATCCTCGGCGGGATGCCCGGCCATCACCCAGAGGCTCGCGCCGCCGATAATCGTGTTCTGAGGAGCTCCGGGCACATCCGGCCAATAGGGGAGCATGCTCGTTCCGAACTCGAACTTGCAGGTCTTCTTGAAACCTGCATACCCGGCTGAAGATTCCGTGTACATGGCCACTTCTTCGGAGGAGAACTTGGCGTTGCCAAGGTTTCGCCGCCCACCGTAAACGAATATCTTTTCCTTCTGCCAGTCGGCCAGTTGCTGGATATGCCTCACCTGCAGGGGTCCGTTGAAGACAAACTCCGTATCCAATCCACCAAAACCGTTTTGTTTGGTTCCGAACGGCACATTGTGCCATGCGCTGAAGTTCTCGAGGTGGATCCAGGAGATCCACGCGGTTGAGAAGCCGGCAGAGTAGCCCGCCTTGACCAGTTTCCTCGCGTACTCGGCCACCTCGGGCCATGTCTTGGGCGGCTTGTTCGGATCGAGGCCCGCCTTCCTGAAGGCATCTTTGTTGTAGTACAGGACAGGGGTCGAACTGTTGAAGGGCATGGACAACATCCTGCCGTCGGGTGTGGTGTAGTAGCTGATCACCGTGGAAAGATAGGCATTGGGGTCAAACGGCACTCCCGATTCCGCCATTACCTCATAAACCGGTTTGATGGCCCCCCTGGCCGCCATCATGGTCGCCGTCCCCACCTCAAAGACCTGAAGGATATGAGGCGGATTCTTTGAGCGGAACGCCGCAATACCGGCAGTCATGGTATCAGGATAGCTCCCCTTGTATGTCGGTACCACCCGGTACTTGCTCTGCAGGCTATTGAAACCCGCGGCAATGGCATTGACCTTCTCCCCCAGCCGCCCCCCGTGAGCATGCCACCACTGGATTTCAGTGACCGCCTGCGCACCGGTCACGGCAAGGCCGAGAACAAAAACAGCAATGAACAAAACCAATCGAGACCTTCTCATGCCGAATCCTCCTTTCTTTTCAAAAACATTCAAAACTATCTCGTCCCCGATCCCTCCTTTCTCCCGTGATTGACCTCCCAATTTCAGTCTAGCCTCAAACCAAATCCGATGCAAGTGGAAATCAAAGAGAGGGACTTCCGTGACATCAAGCGACATGAGACCGGGCCGTTGAAGGCGAAAGATTTCAGGGGCCGCGCAGAACGCCGGTCCCCCCGGAGGGCCCTGTTCCTCTCCCCTTCCCTCCAACCCTCGCGCCCCATTTGATGAGGGCCACTTCTGTGAAGGCGGCAACCAGCAGGAGAGGCAGGATGAGGGCCAGATACACGGTCAGACCTTTGTCCAGCACCGCAAGGGATCCTGAGAAGGAGAAGCGACCGAGCACAGACAGCCCCAGCTCCATTCCCTCAGAAAGGCTGATCCACGTGGCAGGAAACTCCAAAAGGGCCACCGGGTTGAGGACAAGGCCCAGGAGACTCCACGTGCCTGTCTCTTCCACGACGATCACCCCCACATTCAGTCCGATAAGAAACCCGAACAAGAAGGGGAGGACGCCGGACATCCCCGAGACTATGTTCACAAGAAGGGAGGCGGCGTTGAGAAGAAAGATCAGCGCCACCATCTTCAAGAAAGGCGTCCCCGGATGAACCCACCCCTGGATTCGGCGCCACAGCCACCTTGGATAGACCAGCAGCGGCCTGATCTGTTTCTCCACCACCAGGGGGGAACACAAAAGGCCTCCAAAAAAGAGGAGTGCGGCACAGACCAGCAGATCCCCCCTCAGGGAGTGCACGAGGCGCAGGTAGAATGCCAGTGCTTCCAAGATCACCCCCGGACCCAAGTGGAATCATTTAGAAGAGGCTACTTTCATCCCGCGACGGACGGCTCAGGGCTTGCCCCGGGGCCGCCTGCAGCGTCTCTGTCGGAGCAGGGATCCACGACCTCCCGGCAAGGCGAGGCAGAAGGTCTCGCAACAAAGCATTGCCTGCCCGAGAAAATTGATTTATTCTTTGTCTTGGCATCCTAATTGACCCGTCCGGATTCTGACCGCGGTCTTCCGGGCGGTCTACCACAAAAAGAGCTCGATCCTGCAGGCAGATCCTGTGAGAATCACGGCAAATCAGCTTACCATTATACGAATCATCTGTCTCCCCATTCCCTGCGTCCTTCTTTACGGGGGTCTTGCGGCAAAGCTCGTCGCCCTGTCTCTGTTCGCCCTGCTCGGATTCACCGACTATCTCGACGGAGTCCTGGCAAGACGTTACGGGACGACACCTTTTGGAACCCTTTTCGATCCCATAGCGGACAAGATCTTCATAACCGTCATTTACATCCCCTTTGTCCAACTCGGTTATGTTCCCCTCTGGGCGGCCTTTCTCCTCTTCCTTCGAGAGTTCCTCATCACGGAGATCCGGCGCCTTCTGAGCCGCACAAAACAGGAGCTCCGGGTGACTGAACTCGCCAAGTCGAAGACGACCATTCAAATGGGCGGGGCCGCCTTCATCCTCCTGGTCTATCTCGTCCCTGACAGGAGACTGGTTGTCGCCCTCTTCTGCCTTCCCCTCGCCGTCGCGGTGGTCCTTGCCGCCGTCGACCTGATCCGCCGGGGGAGAATACCGCACCGAACCATGCTGGCTCTCGGCTGTTTTTCATACATCCTGGCGATCGCGGCCGTCTTCCCGAAGAGGCAGAGCGCCCTCCTCTATATGGTAGTGATCCTGGGGTTCACCTACGCTTCCGGCCTGCAGTACCTGAGGGTCTTCTATTCTGCCTGGAGGGAAACCGGGGGGAGCCTCCTAGGGGTATTCCTCCGGCTTATCACCGGCTTTCTGGTCCCAATGGCCGCACTGGCCATGGTCCGTTTCGTTCCGGAAGCTTCATGGATGGTGATTCTCATTCTCTCATTCGATTTCGCCTCGCAGGGCCTGGATATCTGGGTTGCGGCCCTCGGCAGGGAAGAGAGAACCAAGGAGAGACTGAAGCGGATGGTGATGATCCCCCTGGCCTTGATCGCGGGGGTCGGATTTTTCGCCTTCACCGACGTCCAGACCGCTGCCACGGCGTTTCTATGGATTTCCCTCTCTCTGAGCGGTATCTACGGGGCGGTCGATTTCTACGGGCACCGGCAACTCCTTCTTGCCAGCACATCCTCATCTTAACCTTCCGGGAGTCTCTTCCACCGCCCCTGGACAGGGGTTCCGGGGTTTTCACGGAGAATCGCGAGGGTAACGCGAGGCTTTCCAGGGTAAAACGGACCCGCGTGCTTCTCTTCCCGGCAGGCTTTCTACCTCACGGGAATCTTGAGCTTCTGGCCCACCCGAATGAAGTTCCTCTGGACGATTCCGTTGGCCTTGGCAATGGAGCGTATCGAGGTGTGGTATCTCCTGGCGATGTGGGAGAGGGTCTCACCTCGTCTGACTCGGTGGTATACATACCGCCTCTTGGGAGGAACGTAGACCGGGATCTTTTCGAGCCTCGCCAGGAGGAGTCGTCCCTTGCCCGAGGGTACCCTGAGACTGTAGCCTTTCGGGGTAACCTTGTATCGAAGCTCCGGGTTGAGCTCAACCAGCATGGCTTCCGGAACTCCTATCTGACGCGCCACATCCCTCAGTCTCACCCTCTTGGCTATTCTCACCTCTTCAAAAGCCATGGGCGGATCCGGGCCGTCCAGTACGAAGCCGTACCGCTCAGGATCCGCTATGATGTGGAGGACGGCGAGATACCTGGGCACGTAACGGGCGGTCTCCCGCGGCAGCCTCCCGTATAGATCCCAGAAGTCGTCGAGATAGTTGATCCTCTGGCGCCGAATCTCGCGGAGGACCGTGCCCTCGCCGCAGTTGTAGGCGGCGAGCACGGTCGTCCAATCCCCGAAGATCCCGTGAAGCTCTTTCAGATATTCGATGGCGGCCCTGGTCGACTTTTCCACATTCATCCGCTCGTCGATCCACCGGTTCCTTCTCAGGCCGAACTTGTATCCCGTGGAAGGGATGAACTGCCAGAGGCCGAGAGCGCGGGACCGGGAGAGGGCCCTCACCTTGAAGCCGCTCTCAATCAGGGGGAGCCATGAGAGTTCGGCAGGCAGGCCGGCCTCTTCGAGTTTCTCCTGGATGTAGGGACGGTACCTGCCGGACCGGGAATAGGCCTGGAGAAAGAAATCCCTGTCCTTGGTTTGGAAGCGCTTTATCTCCGCCTCCACGTAACCGTTCATGACCAGAGGGATCTCTTTGTAGTTCCCATTCACCCCATTGAGACGGGACGCGTAGATCTCCAGAATCCTCTTGGATATGAGAAAGCGGAGATCATCTATCTGCTGGGCTATCTCAGGGTCTTCCCTGCGATTGATGTCCAGTATCGACTGGTAGGCCTGGTCGAGGCTCTTCTTGGCCTCGTCCAACCTGCCCGCCTTCCAGAGATCCTGAGACTTCTGGCAGAAGTCGATGGCATCGTAGAGCCGCGCCTGGTCGGCGTTCTCATCTTCTTTGACATCATCCGGAGAGTGGCCGTTCTTATCACCAGGATCTTCGCGGCCCTGGCCCTCCGCAACCCCGCCGGCCTCTTCTCCTGCCCCGGACGGATCTCCATCCAGGGCCGGGCCTGTCGACCCGGTACCAGAGGGCCCGGCGAAAACACGCCAGTCGAGATCCGTCCATTCCAGACCCGCCTGTAGGCCGGGGGGATCCGAACCGGGTTCGGGGGTCCCGGGGGAGGATCCCTTTACGGCTACACCTGAACACGAAACAACGAGGAAGCCGGTGAGAGAAAGGACGGCACCGACGGTCAGACTTCTGAATCCGAAGGGATTTGCCATAATAGCGGTTCTCATACCACCGGAAACACCGGTGAGTCAAGGGGTCTTGGACACAACAAGGTGCGTTATGGCCAGGGAACGGCACCCGGCGGTGCAGGCTTGAGGGATCTTTTCTACGGCGATGATGCGGTGCAATTTCTGGACCAAGCCGTCCGCGGGCGGATCCGTTCCCCTGTGCCGCGCGCGATCGGAACCCCAAGAGGATGAAAAAGATCCTCCCGGCATGGTATCATGGATAGTTCCGAGGAGATCCTATGTTTGAATTCGAACAGGGACCGATACGACCGCCGAGCGAGGCCCGTAGCCTGCTGATTCGAGCGACCCGGAACTGCCCGTGGAACCGCTGCGAATTCTGCCACACTTACAAGGGCCGGAAATTCCAGATCCGTCCTGTACCCGAAATCAAGAAGGATATCGAGAGGGCCAGGGAGATCGCCGACGAGATCCGCGAGATCTCCTGGCGTCACGGTTGCGGCGGCGAGATCACCGACGAGGTTGTAAGAATCGTCTACGGGGACTACTCCAGGTACGGCGAGAGCCATCGATCCGTGGCAGCATGGCTCTACTTCGGGGGAAGCCAGGCCTTTATCCAGGATGCAAACAGCCTGATCATGAAAACCGAAGATCTCGCCGACGTCCTGGCCTTCCTGAAACAGGAGTTCCCCTCCATCACGCGCATCACCACCTATGCCCGCTCCAAGACGCTGGCCTCCAAGACCGTGGAAGAACTGACGGCCCTCCGCAAAGCCGGTTTGTCCAGGATCCACGTGGGCCTTGAAACGGGCCACGATCCGCTGCTTGCCTACATACGAAAAGGCGTTACCGCCGCCGAGCACGTGGAGGCGGGCAGGAAAGTCGTGGAATCGGGGATCTCTCTGTGTGAGTATGTGATGCCGGGTCTCGGCGGAAAGAGATGGAGCACGGAACACGCGGTCGCGACGGCCACGACCCTCAACCGGATCAACCCGCAATTCATCCGGCTCCGCACTCTCTGCGTAAGCAGCGATATGCCTCTCTACCGGAAGGTCGAATCAGGCGAGATGGAACTGCTGGAAGAGGACGATGTGGTGCGGGAGATCCGCCTTTTTGTCGAGCGACTCGAGGGGATCCGGAGCTGCCTCGTGAGCGACCACATCCTCAACCTCCTCGAAGAGGTCGAGGGCAGGCTGCCGGAAGACAAGGAGAAGATGATCGCCCTCATCGACCGTTACCTCTCGCTGCCGGCACGAGATCGGTTGGCCTTCAAGGTAGGCCGGCGGGCAGGTCTCTATCGGCGTCTCGACGACCTCCGGGACAGCGAGAGGCGTCTCAGGGTGGAAGAGATCATCGGCCGCCTGGACCAGAGGGGAGAAGGAAAGGCGGAAGAGAGCCTCAGAGCGCTGATGAACCGTTTCATCTAGACGCCGGGAGCTTCCAGGCCGGCCCTTTGTCAAGCAGTCGCCACCGAAAACCCCGCCTCCGCTCGACCTCCTGAACCCGGCCTTGCGGCCTCAGAAAGCAGGAGCAGGTCCCTCCGGGGACGCTCCTCTCGGCGAGACGGGTGCGCCAAAAAACTCCTATGGAAAACGATTGTAAGGTCACATACTTGCAGGAATCCCCGACCGAAACTCTGGAGACTGCACCGATTCTGAGTATTGACACGGTAGGAGAGAAAGTATAGCATACAGAAAATACAATATATAGATGACCGAAGTCCGGACTCGCTACCCAAACACGGGCTTCACTGCATCGGCCGGCCTCAACTGGGGCACGGGGGGAAAGGCCTCGTCGCCTGACCAGAACCCTAATCACTAAGACAGAGGAGGTGCAGAGATGGAAAAGAGACCCTTGTACCGTACACGGAGCTTGCTGCTCGTAATCGCGCTCTCATTCCTGCTGGCACTGGCCATGGGCGCTGCGGCGGCCCGGGCTCAAGGCAGAGCCGGTGGGCCGGTGGTGATCAAGTATTGGAACCCGAACTATCCCCCGGAACTGGAAATCACCCGCATCCTTTCCAAGGATCTCGACAAGTTGGGAATCAAGATGGAGATCAAATCATCGGGTTATGATCTGTGGGTCTCCGACATCGTGCGGGGCGAGAACCCGTTTGACCTGGTGCTCTGTACATGGGGCAGCTCACCGGCCAGATTCGACCCCAATTTTTTCCTGTCCGAGATTTTTCTCTCGGACCGGAGTAAACCGGGCGGCAAGAACTACGGGTACTACATCAACGATGAGTACGACAGGCTGGTCCTGGCCCAGCAGGATGAGATGGAGCGCAAGAAGCGGCAAAAACTGGTCTGGAAAGCAGAAGAGATCCTACACCGTGACAACGCGCAGTATATCTGCTATTTCAAGGACTATTTCCAGGCCTACAACAGCGACCGCATCGAGGGGGCTCAGCCCGTGCTCGGCTCCGGTGTGGGCTGGCCGTACATCCCCCTGACCTATCTGAACGCGAGCCCCAAGACCGACAAGCGTGAGATAACCGTCGTCAACATACACGGCCTGAATTCCATGAACCCCTTCTATACACCCGATGTTGAGGACATGTGGTGGTTAAGGCTCATATACGACCCTCTGGTTAGGCGAAACCAAAAGCTGGAACTGATACCCTGGGCAGCAGAATCGTGGAAGGTCGTGGATCCGCTCAACTTCGAGATCACCGTGCGGAAGGGGATGAAGTTTCATGACGGCCGTCCTGTCACGGTCGAGGATCTAAAGTTCACATTCGACTACGTCAAGAAGTGGAAATTCCCCAACCACGCCACGATTTGGAAACTCGTCAAAGAGGCGAGAATTGTCGGCGATCGAACGGTCCGCCTCGTCTTCAACAAGCCTTATGCGCCCTTCGAGGAGACGGTGCTTCCCTATATTTTCATAGCACCCAAGCATATCTGGGAAAAGATCCCGGATACGGTCGATGTGGACAACCCGGTCGACTGGACCAACCCCAAGCCGATAGCGAGCGGCGCCTACAAGTTCGCGGAGTGGAAAAAAGGCGAATTCTTCCACCTGGCAGCAAACAAGCAGCACTTCAATGCTCCCAAGTTCGACGGACTCTACTACAAGGTGATCCCCACCACGGAGGGGCTGATGGCCGCACTCGAGAAAGGGGACGCCGATATCGTCGCCTGGAACCTGGACGCCGAGCAGGCCAAGCGCCTCGATTCGTTTGCTCACCTGACCTCCGTCAGCACCGGCAGCGTCGGACCGACCGAGCTTCGTCCCAATTTCAAACAGAAGCCCTTCGCCGATCCTGCATTTCGCCAGGCGATAAAGCACGCCGTAAACCGGCGGTTGATGCTCGATATCAACTATGGCGGCCACGGCATCGTCGCGCCCGACGAGCCGATCTCCCCTGCCCTGACCTTCTGGTCCAATCCGAACCTGAAGGCCACCGAGTTCAGCCTGGATACTGCTCGCAGGATCCTCAAGGAAGCGGGTTACACGTGGGACAAGAAGGGCCGCTTGCACTATCCAAAGAAGTAGCCCGGCTGCTATGTGACTGGCAGATCCACCCCCCGGTGACCGAGCGCCCGGGGGGTTGGATTTCCAAGACTTTGATGTGAAGCAGAGATTCATCAAAAGGATTCTTTCATCCGCAGGCTTCCTGTTAGAAAACAAGGCGGGGCTCGTGGGCCTCGCGGTAATGTGCCTGTTTGTCTTCGTGGCCGTGGGCGCCCCTCACCTGATCCGGTACGATCCCACCGAATACCAATACGTGGACAACCGGCTTGCCCGTTCGCAGCCGCCTTCAACCAGATTCTGGCTCGGCACCACCTATTACGGTTATGACGTCTACAGCCAGTTGATAATGGGCTCCCGGGCCGCACTCATAGTCGGCGTGACGGCTGCTCTGTTCATCACCTTTATCGGCACCAACATAGGGCTGATTTCAGGATATTTCGGCGGGCGGCTCGACAGTGTGTTGATGCGTCTCACCGACGTCACTTTCGGCATTCCATTCCTGCCCTTCGCCATTCTCCTGATCGCCCTGACCGAACCCTCAATCTGGAACATCATCCTCACGATTTCCATACTCTTCTGGAGAACAACCGCGCGAGTCATCCGTTCGCAGGTCCTGAGTCTCAAGGAGAGGCCGTTCGTGCAGGCAGCCCGCGTCGCGGGTGCAAGCAACATCCGAATCATGTATGTGCACATCCTGCCCAACGTCCTTCCCATCTCGTTCCTCTACATCGCCCTCGGCATCGCCTGGGCCACTATCGCGGAAGCCAGCCTGAGCTTTCTCGGATTCGGCGACCCCAGGATGATCAGCTGGGGGACGATGCTTTACGGCGCTTTTCAGACGGGTTCGGTCCGCGGGAGTTGGTGGGTCGTCGTACCCCCTGGGATGGCCATCACCATCTTCGTCGTCTCTGCCTTCATGGTGGGGTTCGCCTATGAACACAAGATAAATCCTCGCCTGAGAGAGAGGAAGTAGCAGACCATGGTGGCACCGAGAGACCCCCTGCCGATGACGGAGCGGTTGAACCGCAACTCGCAGCCCCTGCTGGACGTCCGGGACTTGAGCGTGTCCTATCGGCTCGGCCAAGGCAAGAAGATCCACGCAGTCGACCGGGTCTCTTTCACACTGGAGCAGGGTGAGAGGATAGGCCTGGTCGGCGAGTCCGGTTCCGGCAAGAGCACCATCGCCAAGGCCATATTGAGATTGCTGCCGGAAAATGCGCGGACTACCCATGGAAACATACTCTTTCGGGGACGCGACCTGCTCCGCCTGAGTGAGACCGAATTGAACGAGGTGAGGTGGCTTGAGATCTCCCTGGTGACCCAAAGCGCCATGAACGCCCTCAATCCCGTTGCCCGCATCTCCGAACAGTTTCTGGAAACCTTCGCGGCCCACGGGATGCCGCACAAACAGAAGGTCATGCTGGAGGCTGAACAGCTCTTCGACTTGGTGGGCCTTAGCAAGAGGCGGATTCACGAGTACCCCCATCAATTCAGCGGCGGCATGCGGCAGCGGGTCATTATCGCCATGGCCGTTGCCCTCAACCCGAAGTTGATCATCGCCGACGAACCCACGACGGCCCTCGACGTGATAATGCAGGCCCAGATCATAAATCTCCTACGCTCCTTGTCGGAAGCGAAGAAGATCTCCCTCGTCTTGATCACCCACGACATATCTCTGGTGGCCGAGATTTGCGAGAAAGTCGGGGTGATGTATGCCGGGAGGCTCATGGAGTTCGGGCCGATTGAGATGGTCTTTGATCACCCATTTCATCCCTACACCATGGGGTTGAAAGGAGCGCTCCCGAGCATTTCCGACCTGGATAAGGAGCTTGTTTCCATACCGGGGAGCCCGCCCGAGTTGACGAGGCCTCTCGATTGTTGCGGGTTTGCACCGAGATGTCCATTCGCTGTGGAAGCATGCTACAAAACCGTTCCGGACACCGTGGAGGTGGAACCAGGGCATCTGTGTGCCTGCCTCCGAATGGACCATGCAGAAGAGTTCCGCCTCAGGATCAAAGAGATCCTGCTGGCAGAAACCGCGAAGAGACAGGCGGCCCAGGAGCTCCATGATAGAACTGGTCGATGTTAAGAAGCACTTTCCGGTGCGAAAATCGCTGCTCGACGCGATGGCGTCTCTCTTCACCCGCGGCCGGGAGGAGAGATACGTAAGGGCCGTCAACTCCATCTCCTTCTCCATAGAAAGGGGAGAGGTATTCGGCCTGGCGGGTGAGAGCGGCTGCGGCAAGACGACTACCGGTATGCTTTTGCTCGGCCTTTACTCCTGCACGGACGGGAAAATCATCTTCGAAGGCAGAGACCTCAGAGAACTCAAAGGAGCAGAGCTGAAAGACTTCAGGAAGAGGGCACAGTTGATTTTCCAGGATCCCTTCGAATCCATGAACCCGCGGTTCACCGTCCGCCGCACAATCGACGAGCCGTTGAGGATCCACAACCTGGGCTCCAGGAAAGAGAGGTTCGACCGCATAGTGCGGGCCATGGAAAGGGCCCGGCTTACCCCCATCGAATCGTTCATCGACAAGTACCCCCACGAGTTGAGCGGTGGCGAGAGACAGCGTGTCTGCATCGCCCGTGCGATAGTGCTGGAGCCGACCCTGCTGGTCGCCGATGAAGCTGTATCCATGTTGGACGTGTCGATACGCGCAAGCATACTGAACCTGCTCAGGGATTTGACGGAAGAGCTCCAGATGGCCATGCTCTATATTTCACACGATGTGGCTCTGCTCGGAAGCCTGTGCAAGAAAGTGGCAGTGATGTATGCCGGTGAGATCATCGAGATGGGTAAGCCGAGAGACGTGATATCCGAGCCTCTCCATCCTTACACCAAAGCTCTTATTGCTGCTGTCCCGGTGCCGGATTTTTCCCGGGTGCGTCACACCTCCGGTATCATTTCAGGGGAGCCGCCCGACCTCACACGAGTGATCCGAGGCTGTGCATTCCAAACGAGATGTCCGGCCAGGACCGAACTGTGCAGCAGGGAAAAACCCCGCCTCAGGGACACGGGGAGCGGACACCTGGTTGCGTGTCCGTTCGCCGGGAAAGGGTGAGTGATCTTGCAGGGAAGGTACGTTGTCAGCAGGGTCTTGCAGACCATCCTGACCTTGCTGGTCGTCTTGACTCTGATGTTCTTCCTGTTTCGGCTGGTACCGGGTGATCCGACCGCCATGTACGTGAGCGGCCGGTTGGCACCGGAAGAAATCGAGGCCATAAGGGAAGCCTGGGGGCTCAACGATCCCATCTACATTCAGTATTTCCGATACGTCGGCAATCTGCTGAAAGGCAATCTGGGCAGATCGTTCTTCTACCGGGACGATGTGGTCGCCATCATAACCCCCCGGATCTTCAACACACTGATCCTCATGGGGCCGGCCATGCTGGCTACCGTGGTCCTCGGGATAATGGCAGGGTCCTATCTCGGGTGGAAACACGGCTCGAAGACGGAAAAAGCAGGGGTCATCTTCTCCCTGCTGGCGCGGTCTTTCCCGGTTTTTGTGAGCGGCGTCTTTGCCATGATGTTCTTATCCTTTTACCTCGATCTTTTCCCTCTCGGGGGGATGAGGACCGTCGAAGCCAAGGGACTGACGTGGTGGCAAGAATTCCTCGATGTAGCCCACCACATGGCCCTCCCTTTCGTGGTGACAATCCTCTACAACGTCGGTGACGTGTTGATGATAGCCAGGACGAGCATCATAGAACTCATCGGCGAAGAATTCCTGAGCTTTGCCAGGGCGAGAGGGCTCTCGCCCTCCAAGATCAGGCGCATAGCGGTCCGCAACGCAATCATTCCGGTCCTCACCTATTCCACGATCATGATAGGGTTTGCTTTCGGAGGCCAGGTGTTGGTGGAGGTGGTCTTCTCCTGGCCCGGAGTCGGCCGCCTCATGGTCGACTCCGTCACGCGGCACGACTATCCGGTCGCCCAGGCCACTTTCTTTCTCATGGCCATGGTGGTCATCGTGCTGAACCTCGTCATGGATTTGATCTACGTCTACCTCGATCCGAGAATCGCGTCCGAGGACTCAACCAGGCGATGACACCATCATCTTGAGCGTGCGAGGGTAAGGATATGCTTGACGAAAGAAAGGACATTCTCATAAAGGACGCCTATATCCTGACAATGGACGGGGAGGGTCGAACATACCCCAGGGGAGACCTCCTGATCCGAGACGGAATCATATCGGGTGTCGGCGACTTGGCCGGGGAGAACGTTGAAGGATGCCAGGTGATCGACGGCAAGGACAGGGTCGTGCTCCCGGGCTTTGTGAACGCGCACTGCCACTTGCAGCAGTACTTTCGCGGCGTATACGAGCTGATCGGGGAATTCTTCACTGTGAACCTGCCCCTTGAAGGATACAGGAGGCCGGACGACATGGAGATGCTCGGACTCGCATCCTGCGCCGAGTTCATCTACGGGGGGTGCACGACGATCATGGTCATCTACACCTACCCTGACGGCTTCGCCGGCGTGGTGGAAGAAGCCGGCCTGAGGGCCTTGCTCGGCGCTGATATCGAGGAGGTGGATCTGGAACGACTCAGGTACGGGGAATACGTCTATCTGCCTGAGAAGGGTCAAGCCGGCTTCGAAAGAGCGGTGGAGCTCTTCGAGAAGTGGCAGGGACGAGACAACGGGCGGATCAGGACCGCGATGACACCAAAGGCTCCTGACATGACGACCGGGGAGACCTATAAGAAGTGCAAGGAGTTCGCCGAAAAGCACGATCTCCTGATCACGACCCACCTGTCTCAGAGCTGGCGAGAGTTTCAACAAGTAAGAAGACTCCACGGCGTGACCCCAACCGAGTTGATGGACCGGCTGGGTATACTCGGCCCCGGTTTTTGTGCCACCCACTGCGCCTTTCTCACCGAGCACGACACCCAGCTCATCGCCCGCTCAGGGTCCCGTATCATCCAGTGCCTGTTCGCACATACACCCCTTACCAGGTGGATGGACCTGGGGATAGACGTGTGCCTCGGAACAGACGACTACCACCACGACATGTTCCAG
This portion of the Deltaproteobacteria bacterium genome encodes:
- a CDS encoding ABC transporter ATP-binding protein, whose translation is MTERLNRNSQPLLDVRDLSVSYRLGQGKKIHAVDRVSFTLEQGERIGLVGESGSGKSTIAKAILRLLPENARTTHGNILFRGRDLLRLSETELNEVRWLEISLVTQSAMNALNPVARISEQFLETFAAHGMPHKQKVMLEAEQLFDLVGLSKRRIHEYPHQFSGGMRQRVIIAMAVALNPKLIIADEPTTALDVIMQAQIINLLRSLSEAKKISLVLITHDISLVAEICEKVGVMYAGRLMEFGPIEMVFDHPFHPYTMGLKGALPSISDLDKELVSIPGSPPELTRPLDCCGFAPRCPFAVEACYKTVPDTVEVEPGHLCACLRMDHAEEFRLRIKEILLAETAKRQAAQELHDRTGRC
- a CDS encoding ABC transporter ATP-binding protein, giving the protein MQKSSASGSKRSCWQKPRRDRRPRSSMIELVDVKKHFPVRKSLLDAMASLFTRGREERYVRAVNSISFSIERGEVFGLAGESGCGKTTTGMLLLGLYSCTDGKIIFEGRDLRELKGAELKDFRKRAQLIFQDPFESMNPRFTVRRTIDEPLRIHNLGSRKERFDRIVRAMERARLTPIESFIDKYPHELSGGERQRVCIARAIVLEPTLLVADEAVSMLDVSIRASILNLLRDLTEELQMAMLYISHDVALLGSLCKKVAVMYAGEIIEMGKPRDVISEPLHPYTKALIAAVPVPDFSRVRHTSGIISGEPPDLTRVIRGCAFQTRCPARTELCSREKPRLRDTGSGHLVACPFAGKG
- a CDS encoding ABC transporter permease, which codes for MILQGRYVVSRVLQTILTLLVVLTLMFFLFRLVPGDPTAMYVSGRLAPEEIEAIREAWGLNDPIYIQYFRYVGNLLKGNLGRSFFYRDDVVAIITPRIFNTLILMGPAMLATVVLGIMAGSYLGWKHGSKTEKAGVIFSLLARSFPVFVSGVFAMMFLSFYLDLFPLGGMRTVEAKGLTWWQEFLDVAHHMALPFVVTILYNVGDVLMIARTSIIELIGEEFLSFARARGLSPSKIRRIAVRNAIIPVLTYSTIMIGFAFGGQVLVEVVFSWPGVGRLMVDSVTRHDYPVAQATFFLMAMVVIVLNLVMDLIYVYLDPRIASEDSTRR
- a CDS encoding amidohydrolase family protein; the protein is MLDERKDILIKDAYILTMDGEGRTYPRGDLLIRDGIISGVGDLAGENVEGCQVIDGKDRVVLPGFVNAHCHLQQYFRGVYELIGEFFTVNLPLEGYRRPDDMEMLGLASCAEFIYGGCTTIMVIYTYPDGFAGVVEEAGLRALLGADIEEVDLERLRYGEYVYLPEKGQAGFERAVELFEKWQGRDNGRIRTAMTPKAPDMTTGETYKKCKEFAEKHDLLITTHLSQSWREFQQVRRLHGVTPTELMDRLGILGPGFCATHCAFLTEHDTQLIARSGSRIIQCLFAHTPLTRWMDLGIDVCLGTDDYHHDMFQLIRKNIIFQAYRAKLSGGVDEMMAADRKTSRPTYYELLEMATRKGAESLGLSKDLGSLEKGKKADLITINMNNPYLKPSQDPVTSIVLYASPGDVDNVIVDGRFLKRDGRMTTIDLNQALEEAQQKSEEIIGRFFRDNPDQERMWRDRKGQRSR